From one Notolabrus celidotus isolate fNotCel1 chromosome 2, fNotCel1.pri, whole genome shotgun sequence genomic stretch:
- the paics gene encoding multifunctional protein ADE2 isoform X1: protein MERAAERQRADREVVVEDKGSVERQWGEAEVLALMSVWDEVGAQHVAESRSTFELISERLRRLSIVRSWWECQAQCRSLGLQSRKCDAAAAAAAKYSPEEEEDRLEESWEEEEDEGTQKGIYPSSVPVPMQEGLRTQIHRPLPYTSSVSEEGGRHWTDDEVRALLCVWADRRIRERLKSTLRNKCIFQEMAYQMQRNFGVVRNWKQCRTKYKNLKYDYKTAKSAHAAAGSGSGGPGKYMKFFEEVDAILMDRGLEDGTVEMQRRLFDGEVVAQRMQTPGSESEVVIEIDDDSNDGEMNGDVEAKWKRTDAHLTVTDPPDQFHVVTVPDTGRNWSEQEVRALVQIWSDERVCRQLESSTRKRDIFVQISNRLMQEGIDRDWKQCHTKYKNLKYLYRSLQRGMTEETDPRRIMRFYNEVDAIMNRTRNGSPNDTGAAQNRDSGRLSMSEDCEDKDHTDATLTKMEDRTCSSDSVSSVSLDIPANKEPRIHVVQEARSDLQHRFMSSLFSRAEREEKIFSPNRRKRKFTDQDSTLLTAVKKLHTHAGSADNTRVQCKEEEDHIPIIKINSVRSMASPDPSPDASPDRQVTSANPQTCMFLYLSLI, encoded by the exons atggagagagcagcagagagacaaagagcagacagggaggtggtggtggaggacaAAGGCTCGGTGGAGAGGCAGTGGGGGGAGGCAGAGGTGCTGGCTCTCATGTCAGTGTGGGACGAGGTGGGCGCTCAGCACGTAGCCGAGAGCAGGAGCACGTTTGAGCTGATCTCAGAGCGTCTGAGGAGGCTCAGCATTGTGCGCAGCTGGTGGGAGTGTCAGGCCCAGTGCAGGAGCCTCGGGCTCCAGAGCAGGAAGTgtgacgcagcagcagcagcagcagcaaaatacagcccagaagaagaagaagacaggctGGAGGAGAgctgggaggaagaggaagatgaggggaCTCAGAAAGGGATCTATCCTTCCTCAGTCCCTGTCCCAATGCAGgaag GTCTAAGGACTCAGATCCACAGACCCCTTCCCTACACCTCGAGCGTCTCTGAAGAGGGCGGCCGCCACTGGACCGACGACGAGGTCCGAGCTCTGCTGTGCGTCTGGGCCGACCGCCGGATCCGAGAGCGCCTGAAGAGCACGCTGCGCAACAAATGCATCTTCCAGGAGATGGCGTATCAGATGCAGAGGAACTTTGGCGTGGTGCGGAACTGGAAACAATGTCGgactaaatacaaaaacctgAAGTACGACTACAAGACGGCAAAGAGCGCCCACGCTGCGGCGGGCAGCGGGTCAGGAGGACCGGGGAAATACATGAAGTTCTTTGAGGAGGTGGACGCCATCCTGATGGACCGCGGGCTGGAGGATGGGAcggtggagatgcagaggaggctgtttgatggagaggtggtggcTCAGAGAATGCAGACTCCGGGATCAGAGAGCGAGGTCGTCATTGAAATAGATGATG aCAGTAACGACGGGGAAATGAATGGAGACGTGGAGGCAAAGTGGAAAAGAACAG ACGCTCATCTAACTGTCACAGATCCACCCGATCAGTTCCACGTGGTCACGGTGCCGGACACAGGTCGGAACTGGAGCGAGCAGGAGGTCCGGGCTCTGGTCCAGATTTGGTCGGACGAGCGAGTGTGCAGGCAGCTGGAGAGCTCGACGAGGAAGAGAGACATCTTCGTCCAGATCTCCAACAGGCTGATGCAGGAGGGCATCGACCGCGACTGGAAGCAGTGCCACACCAAGTACAAAAACCTCAAGTACCTCTACCGCTCGCTGCAGAGAGGGATGACCGAGGAGACGGACCCGAGGCGGATTATGAGGTTCTACAACGAGGTGGACGCGATCATGAACCGCACAAGGAATGGTTCTCCAAATGACACAGGTGCTGCTCAGAACAGAGACTCAGGCAGACTCTCCATGTCTGAGGACTGTGAGGACAAGGATCACACAGACGCCACTTTGACCAAGATGGAGGACCGGACCTGTAGCTCGGATTCTGTGTCCTCTGTGAGCCTCGACATTCCTGCAAACAAAGAACCGAGGATCCACGTAGTCCAGGAGGCGCGCTCAGATCTTCAACACAGATTCATGA GCTCGTTGTTTAGCAGagcggagagagaggagaagatctTCTCACCCAACAGAAGGAAGAGGAAATTCACAGATCAAG ACTCGACCCTCCTGACAGCGGTGAAaaagctgcacacacacgcCGGATCTGCTGATAACACGAGGGTCCAatgtaaagaggaggaggatcacATCCCCATAATAAAGATCAATTCAGTGCGGTCAATGGCCTCCCCTGACCCGTCTCCTGACGCTTCGCCTGACAGACAGGTAACATCTGCTAATCCTCAAACATGCATGTTTCTCTACCTGAGCTTAAtctaa
- the paics gene encoding multifunctional protein ADE2 isoform X2 encodes MKGLQAELLPTTAHELSLFSGLRTQIHRPLPYTSSVSEEGGRHWTDDEVRALLCVWADRRIRERLKSTLRNKCIFQEMAYQMQRNFGVVRNWKQCRTKYKNLKYDYKTAKSAHAAAGSGSGGPGKYMKFFEEVDAILMDRGLEDGTVEMQRRLFDGEVVAQRMQTPGSESEVVIEIDDDSNDGEMNGDVEAKWKRTDAHLTVTDPPDQFHVVTVPDTGRNWSEQEVRALVQIWSDERVCRQLESSTRKRDIFVQISNRLMQEGIDRDWKQCHTKYKNLKYLYRSLQRGMTEETDPRRIMRFYNEVDAIMNRTRNGSPNDTGAAQNRDSGRLSMSEDCEDKDHTDATLTKMEDRTCSSDSVSSVSLDIPANKEPRIHVVQEARSDLQHRFMSSLFSRAEREEKIFSPNRRKRKFTDQDSTLLTAVKKLHTHAGSADNTRVQCKEEEDHIPIIKINSVRSMASPDPSPDASPDRQVTSANPQTCMFLYLSLI; translated from the exons ATGAaagggctgcaagctgagctgctgccaacaacaGCTCATGAGCTCAGCTTGTTTTCAG GTCTAAGGACTCAGATCCACAGACCCCTTCCCTACACCTCGAGCGTCTCTGAAGAGGGCGGCCGCCACTGGACCGACGACGAGGTCCGAGCTCTGCTGTGCGTCTGGGCCGACCGCCGGATCCGAGAGCGCCTGAAGAGCACGCTGCGCAACAAATGCATCTTCCAGGAGATGGCGTATCAGATGCAGAGGAACTTTGGCGTGGTGCGGAACTGGAAACAATGTCGgactaaatacaaaaacctgAAGTACGACTACAAGACGGCAAAGAGCGCCCACGCTGCGGCGGGCAGCGGGTCAGGAGGACCGGGGAAATACATGAAGTTCTTTGAGGAGGTGGACGCCATCCTGATGGACCGCGGGCTGGAGGATGGGAcggtggagatgcagaggaggctgtttgatggagaggtggtggcTCAGAGAATGCAGACTCCGGGATCAGAGAGCGAGGTCGTCATTGAAATAGATGATG aCAGTAACGACGGGGAAATGAATGGAGACGTGGAGGCAAAGTGGAAAAGAACAG ACGCTCATCTAACTGTCACAGATCCACCCGATCAGTTCCACGTGGTCACGGTGCCGGACACAGGTCGGAACTGGAGCGAGCAGGAGGTCCGGGCTCTGGTCCAGATTTGGTCGGACGAGCGAGTGTGCAGGCAGCTGGAGAGCTCGACGAGGAAGAGAGACATCTTCGTCCAGATCTCCAACAGGCTGATGCAGGAGGGCATCGACCGCGACTGGAAGCAGTGCCACACCAAGTACAAAAACCTCAAGTACCTCTACCGCTCGCTGCAGAGAGGGATGACCGAGGAGACGGACCCGAGGCGGATTATGAGGTTCTACAACGAGGTGGACGCGATCATGAACCGCACAAGGAATGGTTCTCCAAATGACACAGGTGCTGCTCAGAACAGAGACTCAGGCAGACTCTCCATGTCTGAGGACTGTGAGGACAAGGATCACACAGACGCCACTTTGACCAAGATGGAGGACCGGACCTGTAGCTCGGATTCTGTGTCCTCTGTGAGCCTCGACATTCCTGCAAACAAAGAACCGAGGATCCACGTAGTCCAGGAGGCGCGCTCAGATCTTCAACACAGATTCATGA GCTCGTTGTTTAGCAGagcggagagagaggagaagatctTCTCACCCAACAGAAGGAAGAGGAAATTCACAGATCAAG ACTCGACCCTCCTGACAGCGGTGAAaaagctgcacacacacgcCGGATCTGCTGATAACACGAGGGTCCAatgtaaagaggaggaggatcacATCCCCATAATAAAGATCAATTCAGTGCGGTCAATGGCCTCCCCTGACCCGTCTCCTGACGCTTCGCCTGACAGACAGGTAACATCTGCTAATCCTCAAACATGCATGTTTCTCTACCTGAGCTTAAtctaa